The region TAGTCAAACAAATGGGGCAAGTGGCTACGAATTGACATATGTCCTGCGCTAATGATGGCCACCAGAATCACTGTCTAATGAATGTCTGAGTGCGAGTTGCCCCTGGATGACAAGCGAAGTTGGATGAGTGACCCCACTGTATGAAGTGTGTCCGGGCAGATCGCGGAACAAATAACTGGCCCACTGGGCACGTGGCGGGGGGCGCATGGACTTCAGCCTCCACCTCCctggataccatgcccaccatgCGAGTGGCTATTAGAATGGTATCTGGTGGGGCAGTAGAGGTCTCAACCTCAAAACATCAAGATAGGGAGTCTGGCTTGATGTTTTCAGAGCCCGGGCAATAAGGCAGCATGAAGTTGAAATGCATGAAACATAGTGCTGAGCGAGCCTGTCTAGAGTTGTgttgtaagtcctttttttactataaattatcctccctaccAAGAACAtggcgatatgtacaaagaatgtgaattgccaaaaacaaaggaagaactcttaggagagcaGAGCGCTtaggaaagtgaaagtggagacttatagtaaaaaggacttaaatattgatttgtttctcacccaaagttttggaccctgttgacttgcattatatggaccaacagagtgtaaatattctactaaaaatgtgCGTTTGGgtacaacagaagaaagaaagtcatgcacatctgggtttgcatgagggtaaattatgagaattttaatttttgggtgaactatttctttaaagtaatccataagactgcagtggtttaaaCTTCTTAAGCAGTACAATCAGTTTTAGGTGAGAAGAGACCACAATTTAAGTCCTTccttatttttggatgaactacatcttaaatattgtgtattttaagaCAAATAAATTTTGGGGTCATACAAAAATTCTGGCTCCCAAGAATAAGGTCACTGTAAGACTGCATCGCCGTGTTTGTGACCGAAATTccacatatcttctgtgtgctgcgctgtgggatgcaACCAAAGTTGGcgaaatatttgtttatatttataaatcatgAAAATGTTAAACTGCTGTTTACGTACCAGAGccaaaattttcttttttatttcactaAAGTTATATCATTCAGGTGACACAGGCTCATTTCACCAAAGTCAAGCAGCGATGGGAGAGCAGTGGTAAAACACTTGGTTTTTATTCAGACAGGTATGTGTCaactaaatgtataaaataattgaGTCAGATACAATTAAAGTAGCACATTAAAAACACATAGGACAATGTTAAATTCATAACATCCAGACTGTATGAAGGTATATCATAATTGTAAcacactgaaataaataaaaagcaatataatgtcaatataatGATGCTTTGTAATACTGTGACCAAATAAGACCAGATACATTTGTaaattctgaatgagagatgcttAAGATTATGTACCGATAGGTGTGTGTACTGGATGATAACACATCATACTCGCCGGCGTACATGATGTAAAATAGATAAATCTAAATGTctacaaaagttatttttttaataagtgtgCTGACTTCAGACCTGCATACACTTTCCTAAAAGCCTTGGGGTGATTGGAATTAATATGGATGTAGAGATAATTAGTTCATTTTGCGTAAGCTCCGTCCTACACTTCAGCGTTCAGATACTTGCCCAAACCATCAGACCCTACAATAAGGGtggcattgtttgtgcaatacccttgcaaAAGGATAAACAGCATTTTGTGTTGAGCCTTATGATAAGGGCGATCATTGTTTGTGCAATGCCCCTGCAAAGATAATCAATGTTTTGCTATGTGAAGGGAaattaaatgctttatttattaaCCACATTTGGTGTTGTGGGTTGCTTAGAAgcacagcacatttgcactgcttagAATATGTACTGAGCAAATAGCAGAAAGCACACTGCAGTTGATTGTTTTAGTTGATTACAGATTGTTTCCTCCCACTGATGGCCACAAATACAGTCTCTGCAAGcaaaaagtgatgtcactgaaacaggtcaatataccAAGAGGCCATGCTACATACAACATGTGGTCAGATCATGTTAGGTATACAAACTAAGGATAAAGCTTTCTTTCAAAATGTGAGTGGGCAAGTAGACCTGACAAGATAGCAAGGaataattttcaaaataagacatAAAAATCATACACTCAGCTAAAAATCAGGCAAGTTGGAGTCATAGAAGTATAAGTAAACAAAGAACAAAGctaataaaaaatttataatgATATCTACTGTATTAATTTCACAGAGCCTGATGAGTTGAGGATTGTGCTGCTGGGAGTCTCTGGTGTTGGAAAGAGTGCAACAGGAAATGCAATTCTGGGCAGAAAAGTATTTAAAGAGAGCAACACACCAGTGAGTGAACTACAGAGAGGAACAGTAGAAGACAGAAACATCTCAGTGATCAATACTCCAGGATTCAACAACACTAAACTGACTGATGAAGAGCTGCAGAATGAAATGATGAagagtctctctctttctcatcctGGTCCTCATGTCTTCCTGCTCATCATCAGACTGGACAGATTCACTGAGAATGTGGAGAAGATTGTACAAAAGATTCAGGAGAACTTTGGAGAAGAATATTTGACGTTCACCATGGTGCTGTTTATCGGACGGGAAAATATGTCCAGAAGAGAGTTTAAGCGATTTATTGAGgatgaaaaaacaaaagaattgcTGAACTATTTTAAAGGAAGATATCATGTgataaacagcaaaaatgaatgcGGTACAAATCAGATCATAAAGCTGTTGCAGAATATTGATGAAATGGTGTGGAACAATAAAGGAGAACATTACAACAATGAGATCTACCTAAAGACTCAGAATGAACTCAGAGAagatagaaagagaaagaaacgAGAAGAGTTGATAAAAAGACACATGTTGATCGGGGAAACACAAGAGAATGTTAAGGAAAAACGTGAGCAGTGTTAATAATtttcacaaattattttttaaatgtaagaataATGTTGGTCTTTTAACAAAAATGtcctaatgttttttgtttttttttagtatttcatgttatattcattcatttttgtcaATTTCCGCATCTTTCTGCAGAATATGACATTCCAATTCATTCGTCTGAGTTGAGGATTGTGCTGCTGGGAGCCTCTGGTGTTGGAAAGAGTGCAACAGGAAATGCAATACTGGGCAGAGAGGTGTTTAAAGAGAGCAGTACACTAGTGAGTGAACTACAGAGAGGACGAGTagaagacaaaaacatctcagtgATTGACACTCCAGGATTCAACAACACTGAACTGACTGTTGAAGAGCTGCAGAATGAAATGATGATGAGTCTTTCTCTCGCTCATCCTGGTCCTCATGTCTTCCTGCTCATTATCAGACTGGACAGAATCATAGAGGATGTCAAGAAGATTGTACAAAAAATTCAGGAGAACTTTGGACCACAAGCTTCCAGATTCACAGTGGTGTTGTTTACTCAAAGACAGGAAATGTCCAATAGAGAATGGACTGAATTTAGGCTAGATAGAAAAACCAGAGAACTTCTAAGCTACTGTGAAGCAAAATATCATTTGTTAATTCATAAAAACAAGCGAGATAGGAGCCAGATATTAAGCCTTTTGAAGAACATAGATGAAGTAGTGAGGAAGAACAGAAGAGAACATTACACTATAGAGATCTTCATGAAGATCAGAGAGGAGGAGAGGATGAGAAAAGAGGAGGATAGGAAGAAATGtcgaaaagagaaagaaagaagagagcaggAGAAGGCAATAAACCTAGAGAGGGACATAAATTGGCAAGAAAAAGAAGTGAAGAAGAACAGAGCAGAGGACTGGAGGCAAGAGGAGGTCAGTAAAGAGGAAGGGTGGAATGGATTTCAAAGAAGAAGAGAGAAATTTGAGAAAGACAGACTGTACCAACCAGAAAGAAAATCTCAACACACTGAGGGACGTCAAAGAGAAAAAGAACTAGAAGGATTGATTTTGGAGAGGGAGAAAAGAACTAAACAAGGTAATCATTATAGATACAGATACAGTATACATGTATAGTGAGCAGCTTATGCTTGGTCTATATTATAcaacatgttaaaatatttttgacttcttCAAAATTGCGACACTGTACAGTAGTATCACAATCACACTGTGTAAAAAATACAAAGGgatgaattcactaagaatgaattgtagCCAGTAAAAGCGCCGGTTATTTGCATGCTGGTTTAGAGCCAGGTTCAGTAAAGGAATTATGCAGGTCAGGCAGTGGCGCAAACACACCTACAAAATGCTAGTGAATGCACAATTCTTATCTTGCGGTCCGATTGTTGCCGCTATGAAGTGGAGGATGCAGCTTATTGGTTTTTGTGCTTAAATACCACACGCTAAACTGCCGCAACTGTTTAGTTAATTTGCCTGAAAATGTCGAAAATCTTGTGAAGGTACATTTAGGGTGTCTTtgaacttaaaaataaatgtactgcaAAATTGTTGCATATCTTCCTATTGTTATCAGATCTGAGGATTGTGCTGCTGGGTAAGACAGGAACAGGAAAGAGTGCAACAGGAAACACCATCCTGGGCAGAGACTTATTTGAATCTTCTTCTTCAGCTGAGTCCCTCACTAAATCCTGTGAAGCATTCAGTAAAGTGCAAGCTGATAGGACCATCTCAGTCATCGACACTCCAGGGGTTTTTGATACATCAAAGCCTGAAGAGCAGGTAAAGGATGAAATAGTGAAGTGTGTCTGCATGTCTGCTCCTGGTCCTCATGCATTCCTACTGGTGGTCAGAGCGGATGTGAGATTCACAGATGAAGAGAAGAACACAGTGAAATGGATTCAGAAGAACTTTGGAGAAACTGCTGTGAACTACACCATCATTCTGTTCACTCATACCGAACACCTGGGGGATAGAGATATGTCTGTGTTTCTTAAAGAAAGTGAAAATCTCCAATCACTGGTTAACAGCTGTGGTGGCGGATGTCACTCACTCAACAATGTGGACAAAGAAAACCGAGATCAGGTCACAGAACTGCTGATGAAAATTGACAAAATGGTGGAGAGAAATGGAGGAACGCACTACACCAATGAGATGTATGAAGAAGCCCAGAAAACTATTGAATGGGAGAATTTCAAACAAAAAGCAACAAACGTTGGTAAAATTGCGCTAGTAGCATTAGGAGGAGCAGCAGCAGGAGGTGCAGCCGTTGTAGCAGCAGGAGGAGCAGCTGTAGGAGCAGAAGTAGTAGGAGCAACAGCTACATTTTTACAATCAGACATAAGCAAAGCAGCAATGAAAATGATAGCCaacgcagcagcagcagcagtaagGAGAAAGCTAGATGAGATGACTAAATAGCAGTCTTGGGGCCCTATTTTTGTAAGGTGCTACATGCTACAACCGTCTGGTACATTTAATCCAATTATTCTGAGAGCTATACATCTAAGTGCAATATTTGTTTCATGGCAACACACAGCTGGGGGTGTATGGAGGCATTTGCATGATAgacattaaaaattgaataaatattcAGTTAACCTTAGCTAACATTACATTTGTTTCTTCTCACTGACGTGTACACTTAAGCAGAGACATATACTGACATACTCTGTAtgcatatatatgtttttttccaAACCACATGTCCTGTCTGGGCAAAATGTATAAATTAGTATACTACTGCTTTGTATTatataaaaactttattaaatagtacattttaaaatagtatATAACATAGTGGGTAAGTAAATGGCAACACACTGTAAAGTGAGTTGATCATTTTTACAAGCAGTTTTATTACAATCATCAAGTCAAAAGACAATTTAAAATATCAgcgtaaataaaaaacataatttaggagCAGTCCTCTGCATCAGAAGAAGGGAAAGAAACAGGACAGTGAGAAAGAACTCACAGACCAGCTGGGAGAGAAGGAGCAGTAAGTCAATAAGACTGTCCTTGAATGGTATAATAAAACtcttatttaactaaatcacaacTACTGACAAAATATTCAACCAGAAACAGGCAATTCACCACTACAGTATATAAGTATTCCtattaaaaacatagtaaattatattcatattcaaCCTTTAAAATAACTTGACTGAAAGAGTTTGAGTCTAAAGAAATAGCATTTCATCCAAGCAGTAGTGATATGACGTTTGACACCGAAGCAGCGAAGCTTGTGTCAACAAAATGACACATTCCACATTAAATCACTATATCGGAGCTTGATTCATttttgctaaaaaaacaaaaaaacgaacACGTGATCTGTGATCTGtgattggggagtaacggaatacatgtaacgggattacgtatttaaaatacaaaatataagtaactgtattccactacagttacaatttaaatcattcgtaattagaatacagttacatttaaaaagtattttgattactgaagagattactttgcattttattgtcatttgtttcatctaatatttagtcctttcagatggaaaacatttatacatataaatgatgcgatccaaagtgcatttgaacagcggtgaaacactttcttatgatgtgttacattcatacgaacagacagagaagtaagtttgaagtaagtttggagcagaagaaatagaaataatccttgtgtaagttgtcagctttacgctaagctaaaatgctatttctagccattttacatgcacatgttaccagacacgatcatattttattatcaagaaaattcacattcgATAATAATATTTTTCCTAGTAAGATCTTTaatattagggtaaaaatcatattcttgataatcatttttgtattgttttcctgtaaaaatatctaaaaatccttaaaacaagatcagttatatttatcttgttttagaaacaacactgcataagatatttcggtttttcagagaatgtatttttatcatgtgtattttgtcttactgtactggcagagtttttattgtcaaaacaagtgaaaaaatctaccagtactgaagaagtaatccaaagtatttagattacattactgaccttgagtaatctaacagaatacattacaaattacattttacagcatgtattctgtaatctgtagtggaatacatttcaaaagtaaccctcccaaccctgtttgtgATGTCCAAAGCTTCACTCTGCTGAAAACCATGTCATTGCTTCAGTATCTGGTTCAAAAGAAGCGCAATACAAGTTTGATCCTTATACAGTCACATAAGCACAGTCCTccattaataaaatgttatggATCAGACCACAGCATATTTCCACTTCTCATTTGCGTAAAGCTGAGAATTCTCAACTTTTTTGATGCTCTCAGCTGCTCCCCACACGTTctcaatcccacaatccacctcgaGAGCAGGGTGCTTgacttccataggaattaattgAAACGCTCGCTCACCTTAGCTCACAACACGGCAATGGAAATGTGCGGTTAGAGAGTGAATGACTGATGTAAGAGAGCTACCTTGCGTAatggcctttagcctccttgttagtgcacccgcttcccatgccggagaccccggttcaaatcccgctcagagCAGGTCCAACAGGACTGgtgacagtggtgccgtgacccaggtGGGTGTGAGGTTTGGTgtgtgagtgtaatggtagccagctgtgcagggtgtaaacctcactcccctgtcctcaagaggcacactagtgactgacgctagaggttttagcctccttgttggcacacctgcctcccatgctggagactcCGGTTCAAACCgtgctcggagcgggtcgagcaggactggcgACAGGAGTGTGAGTTCTTAAGAAAagggacacatttttatttatttttttaatattaaatgaatTTGAAAAGGATTTTttgacaaaggtctcagctaacgaaccatGTAAGGAAACaggtttatataaaaacactattttcatgaaaatcgttatttattcacttcataacttacattttactgtcatttgcgTCAATTtcgtcagacacactaaaaacatgctattttaatttgatccatccaacaagagtgtaaagtctttaatgatctaataatggtgttcagtaaaggagttacgtgataaaatacattctataatttttttctgttttcacactattctgaaaattctcgacaaaattgaatatttttcaatcttaaccatgtgttgttcactggagcagttttgcttttgttaaaggtgcctctataacctaaaccAAAAGCcaaaatatatcacacaattctAACAGAAATAATCACAATGGGAGTGAtggagttgacatgttgaagctgtgatcACAGAGActtatatattgtttgtttaaaatataaaacttaccagATCACGGATCCCACTGTTGGATCCATCATGAGCAGGAAGTGAGAAAGGGGTActcgcaaagtgaggacacaactttgataaacagtttatggaaaaaataaagtttattttatgtattgttttatatCTAACAGATCCCAACCGTTCatcttatattaatatttatgcatttgcagtTTTAAACACTTTATTTGGATGTTTAAcatttggcagtttaacattggtACCTCAATGTGTGACAGTAACCAAGACTCAAAGATGGTGGTGAAGCCACAGTATTGGGGGGAAGATCGTACAGGAATTTAAAACTATTCAGTAAAAGTTGCAGACACCAGCTGTACAGTACtttatggtaattttatgtaTTTGGACAATACTGCCATAACATACATATTAGGGCAAGATGATTTTCCATTACTGCATCACAAGTAAAGAGATTTATACAAATCACTGAAATATACAGACAAACTGTAAGAATTCGTGTGGAATTTTTCATTAGTAATATTTATCATTTTAACATTTCACACACTCAATCACTTGATCATAATGAACACAAAGCATTTTTACCACACCAAATATGACAAAGTACACTGATATACTTGCAAATTTCatttgcaaatgtgagtgaaatgCCCAGACCCATTACTTCACTTAATGGATCTGCTGTAAATCAAGACATTCTTGTAACCTCTTGATACTAATAAAGCTACACTCTTTAATTTGATGAAATATAACTAAATAAAATTTGAttggaaaaacaaagaaaaaaacactgcacACCTGATCGATTATCAGCAGGTGTGTAGGaaaaaacattgaagtaaataAACAAGTGTGCTGAAATTGTTCTTGTCtattgaattttgttatgaaatcttGATTATGAaaacaggctatccatctcatgaacagttaaaactgccccattgagcaatactTATGTGCAATAtccagcttagtctatttatatttatataacatatatactacCTCTTGTgcacattacattcccttgcactgtctGTATatcacagatttgtatttgtacagtaCATATGTATATTCTTTATCTCTTACTATATAAACGTTTGAATGTATTTAAACAATGGTAGATCTTTGtgtttagtagtgtagtagtggCCACTATCATTAGAGGAAACCATGGATGTAACATGTGTAAGAGTGCTATGGTAAttactatttaaataataaataacttgcTCTGCATATCTCCTAAAATtgaattttgattaaataaaaaaaataaaaaaaaataaataaatgaggatTCATTAAAATCCTTAATGTGCTAATtttacacatacagttgtgctcaaaagtttgcataccctggcagaaattgtgaaattttggcattgattttgaaaatatgactgatcatgcatttAAGGAtagtgtcttttatttaaggatagtgatcatatgaagccatttattatcacgcaaaattatctttaaaatacagaatTCTGAAAatgggacatttctttttttgctgagtttacatttaaactcagtttttcacaattcctaacatttaatcatagaaaacattccctgtcttaggtcagttaggatcactactttattttaagaatgtgaaatgtcagaataaatgttgagagaataatttatttcagcttttatttctttcatcaaatttCGGCAACGGCTCCTTCACTTCCTGGCGAACCACACCAATACCATTGGACCATATCTCCTTGGCGTTGTGACCCTCCAACAGTGGCAAGGGCTTTCTGACAGCGCATACCTCCTCATTCCCGGGTTTCAGctccaatgtaacaaggttcttaagatgggcaaagaggaggtgggaaccggctgaacagtcaacctttaataacaaactgaactcaaacataacataaactgcaaaataatcaaagacacgcacacacacagctttgtgtgtctctctctccctctctcgaacAGGCGTCTCCAGCCCCCCTTATCTCTCTTCCGCTGTTTAGTCAACTCAGTGCCAGGTGTGCGTCATCACAGCCTGGCCACAtccccctcctcgtcacagggtcattgtccatttggaagactcatttgtgaccgagctttaacttcctggctgatatcttgagatgttacttcaatatatccacataattttccttcctcatgatgccatctattttgtgaagtgcaccagtccctcctgcagcaaagcacccccacaacatgatgctgccacccccatgcttcacggttgggatggtgatcttcgcttgcaagtctcaccctttttcctccaaacataacgatggtcattatggctagtCAGTTCAAAAAAATTTTCTTAGATCAGAGGACATtattccaaaaagtaagatctttgtccccatgtgcacttgcaaattgtagtctggcttatggcggttttggagcagtggcttcttccttgctgagcagcctttcaggttatgtcgatttaggacttgttttactgtggatatagatacttgtctacctgtttcctccagcatcttcacaacgtcctttgctgttgttctgggattgatttgtacttttcggaccaaactacgttcatctctaggacacagaatgcatctccttcctgagtggtatgatggctgtgtggtcccatggtgtttatacttgtgtactattgtttgtacagatgaacgtggtaccttcaggcatttggaaattgcccccaaggatgaaccagactcgtggaggtccacagttttttttttttatttactttcttggcctatttattttttatattttcccatgatgtcaagcaaagagtcactgagtttgaaggtaggccttaaaatacatccacaggtacacctccaattcagtacacctcctatcagaaggcaattgtctaattgtctaaaggtttgacatcatctTCTGGAAttctccaagctgcttaaaggcacagttaacttagtgtatgtgaactcctgacccactggaattgtgatatagtcaattcaaagtgaaacaatctgtctgtaaacagttgttggaaaaattactctttAATTAAGTAGATGTTGCATGGGAGACGCATGCAGCCACTGCGTGTGTACGTCAATGTTGTGTGTTCCGCTGAAAAGcaaagttttatgttgtgtttaagttGAACATTAAAGTCTGTGTGTATTGTTCACACcagttcccacttcctccttagTAAGGAAGGCATtattgtctgccacaataatttatttatatatttatttatttattaatgcataCTTTCCCCTTGATTCCTTAAAAGAATGTTATTGCATGTAAATTATGGAACAATTTGGATCAATCACTTAGCACAGCATACAGTAAATACCTAAAGTCTTTGCCAGAAAAATGAATTCTCACTCCTGTAGGTCCTCtttcaattccaaacattagaaacagacaggggtggaaagagtactgaaaaataatactcaagtaaaagtactgtcacttcttaaaaaatgtagtttgagtaaaagtacctgtcctaaaaactactcaagtaagagtaaaggAGTTGCTCATTTAAAaatactcatgagtagtgagtattgagtactgagttgcgaaagctatgcccctttataataaaaacttgatgctgtaatttaaaaatgtagcacacataccgtaatttacattcctttttatgg is a window of Myxocyprinus asiaticus isolate MX2 ecotype Aquarium Trade chromosome 8, UBuf_Myxa_2, whole genome shotgun sequence DNA encoding:
- the LOC127444710 gene encoding golgin subfamily A member 6-like protein 22 codes for the protein MASGYKEPDELRIVLLGVSGVGKSATGNAILGRKVFKESNTPVSELQRGTVEDRNISVINTPGFNNTKLTDEELQNEMMKSLSLSHPGPHVFLLIIRLDRFTENVEKIVQKIQENFGEEYLTFTMVLFIGRENMSRREFKRFIEDEKTKELLNYFKGRYHVINSKNECGTNQIIKLLQNIDEMVWNNKGEHYNNEIYLKTQNELREDRKRKKREELIKRHMLIGETQENVKEKQYDIPIHSSELRIVLLGASGVGKSATGNAILGREVFKESSTLVSELQRGRVEDKNISVIDTPGFNNTELTVEELQNEMMMSLSLAHPGPHVFLLIIRLDRIIEDVKKIVQKIQENFGPQASRFTVVLFTQRQEMSNREWTEFRLDRKTRELLSYCEAKYHLLIHKNKRDRSQILSLLKNIDEVVRKNRREHYTIEIFMKIREEERMRKEEDRKKCRKEKERREQEKAINLERDINWQEKEVKKNRAEDWRQEEVSKEEGWNGFQRRREKFEKDRLYQPERKSQHTEGRQREKELEGLILEREKRTKQDLRIVLLGKTGTGKSATGNTILGRDLFESSSSAESLTKSCEAFSKVQADRTISVIDTPGVFDTSKPEEQVKDEIVKCVCMSAPGPHAFLLVVRADVRFTDEEKNTVKWIQKNFGETAVNYTIILFTHTEHLGDRDMSVFLKESENLQSLVNSCGGGCHSLNNVDKENRDQVTELLMKIDKMVERNGGTHYTNEMYEEAQKTIEWENFKQKATNVGKIALVALGGAAAGGAAVVAAGGAAVGAEVVGATATFLQSDISKAAMKMIANAAAAAVRRKLDEMTK